A stretch of Gemmobacter fulvus DNA encodes these proteins:
- a CDS encoding ATP-binding protein, producing MSMRLKSVLPRSLYGRALLILVVPIVTIQLVVSIAFIQRHFERVTQQMTGGISVELRLVLDRLAQGDEAAAQALAGGLGFGLADGTPPLHDVRRAPWDLSGRVVADTLRQEVPGFLGADLLVEEGRVVADFQLGPRVIRTSIDRRRMSATNPHQLLVLMIATSVLMTLISYLFLRNQIAPIKRLAQAAEAFGKGQHIPYKLRGATEVRAAGAAFLDMRARIERAIESRTLMLSGVSHDLRTPLTRLKLGLAMLPEDEETAALLADVADMERLVNEFLAFARGDATEDGELVDLAALLRRAVDNAERAGHSVELRGETALSMRLRPAAVTRAVENLLGNAWRFGTQARITLSSTERTARIVVEDDGPGIPMERRDEAVLPFARLDGARDPNRGGGVGLGLSITADIARSHGGVLRLGESEDLGGLKAELVLMR from the coding sequence ATGTCCATGCGCCTCAAATCCGTCTTGCCCCGCAGCCTCTATGGCCGTGCCCTGCTTATTCTGGTCGTGCCTATCGTCACGATCCAGCTTGTCGTGTCCATAGCCTTCATCCAGCGGCATTTCGAACGGGTGACGCAGCAGATGACCGGCGGCATTTCGGTGGAACTGCGGCTGGTGCTGGACCGGCTGGCACAGGGCGACGAGGCGGCGGCGCAGGCTCTGGCCGGGGGGCTGGGATTCGGGCTGGCCGACGGCACGCCGCCGCTGCATGACGTGCGGCGCGCGCCCTGGGATCTGTCGGGGCGGGTGGTCGCCGACACGCTGCGGCAGGAGGTGCCCGGATTTCTGGGGGCGGATCTTCTGGTCGAGGAAGGCCGTGTGGTGGCGGATTTTCAGCTGGGGCCACGGGTGATCCGCACCAGCATTGACCGGCGGCGCATGTCGGCCACCAACCCTCATCAGCTTCTGGTGCTGATGATTGCGACCTCGGTGTTGATGACGCTGATTTCCTATCTGTTCCTGCGCAACCAGATTGCGCCGATCAAGCGGCTGGCGCAGGCCGCCGAGGCCTTTGGCAAGGGGCAGCACATTCCCTACAAGCTGCGCGGGGCCACAGAGGTGCGGGCGGCAGGGGCGGCGTTTCTGGACATGCGGGCGCGGATCGAACGGGCCATCGAAAGCCGGACCCTGATGTTGTCGGGGGTCAGCCATGATCTGCGCACGCCGCTGACGCGGCTGAAGTTGGGGCTGGCGATGCTGCCCGAGGATGAGGAGACCGCCGCTCTGCTGGCTGATGTCGCTGATATGGAGCGGCTGGTGAATGAATTCCTGGCCTTCGCGCGCGGCGACGCCACCGAGGATGGCGAGTTGGTCGATCTGGCGGCGCTGCTGCGCCGCGCCGTCGACAATGCCGAGCGTGCGGGGCACAGCGTGGAATTGCGCGGCGAGACGGCGCTGTCGATGCGGCTGCGCCCGGCGGCGGTGACGCGGGCGGTGGAAAATCTGCTGGGCAATGCCTGGCGCTTTGGCACACAGGCCCGCATCACGCTGTCCTCCACCGAACGCACGGCGCGCATTGTGGTAGAGGATGACGGGCCGGGCATTCCGATGGAACGGCGCGACGAAGCGGTTCTGCCCTTTGCCCGGCTGGATGGTGCGCGCGATCCGAACCGGGGCGGCGGCGTCGGGCTTGGCCTGTCGATTACCGCCGATATTGCCCGCAGCCATGGCGGTGTGCTGCGGCTGGGCGAAAGCGAGGATCTGGGCGGTCTGAAGGCCGAGCTGGTGCTGATGCGCTGA
- a CDS encoding MBL fold metallo-hydrolase, which translates to MQPWQAGVPVTLEPGLRLVLAPNPSPMTHWGTNTFLIGQGTVAVIDPGPALPAHLASIQAALAPGERITHIFVTHAHLDHAPLARPLADVTGAEVLAFGAADAGRSPRMAGLSGLVGGEGVDHGFVPDRCLADGAEVQGGDWSLTALHTPGHMGNHLCFGWQDRLFSGDHVMGWAPSLVSPPEGDMTDYLATLTRLAGQGWRRAYPAHGAPIEDPGQRITALIAHRRMREAAILAALSPGPATLETLTARVYHDTPAPLIPAARRNLLAHLIDLADRNQIRATPALHPDAEFSRI; encoded by the coding sequence ATGCAGCCATGGCAGGCCGGTGTGCCGGTGACGCTTGAACCCGGGTTGCGGCTGGTGCTGGCCCCCAACCCGTCACCGATGACCCATTGGGGCACCAATACCTTCCTGATCGGTCAGGGTACGGTGGCGGTGATCGACCCTGGCCCCGCCCTGCCCGCGCATCTGGCGTCCATTCAGGCGGCGCTCGCGCCCGGCGAGCGGATCACCCATATCTTCGTCACCCATGCGCATCTGGATCATGCGCCGCTTGCCCGCCCGCTGGCCGACGTGACCGGGGCCGAGGTGCTGGCCTTTGGCGCGGCGGATGCCGGGCGCTCGCCGCGGATGGCAGGGCTGAGCGGGCTTGTCGGGGGCGAAGGCGTCGACCACGGCTTTGTGCCCGACCGCTGCCTTGCCGATGGCGCCGAGGTGCAGGGCGGCGACTGGAGCCTCACCGCGCTGCACACCCCAGGCCATATGGGCAACCATCTGTGCTTCGGCTGGCAGGACCGGCTGTTTTCCGGCGATCATGTGATGGGTTGGGCGCCTTCGCTCGTTTCGCCCCCAGAAGGCGACATGACCGATTATCTGGCAACCCTGACGCGCCTGGCCGGACAAGGCTGGCGCCGCGCCTACCCCGCCCATGGCGCCCCGATCGAGGATCCCGGCCAGCGGATCACCGCCCTCATCGCGCACCGCCGGATGCGCGAGGCCGCGATCCTTGCCGCCCTATCGCCCGGCCCGGCCACGCTCGAGACCCTGACCGCCCGCGTCTATCACGACACCCCCGCCCCCCTGATCCCCGCCGCCCGCCGCAACCTTCTGGCACATCTGATTGATCTGGCTGACAGAAATCAGATCAGAGCCACACCAGCCCTGCACCCCGACGCCGAATTCAGCCGGATCTGA
- a CDS encoding CAP domain-containing protein codes for MRYSLPLLLALLTLALATMAQSQPPQPTLPPLALPGAAMPVQAKCAPPGRKAMAATVLDLLNAERAAAGLKPFRAAPKLAAAAQAHACDNARTRSLSHVSPDGADLGTRLKRVGYAFATVAENNALGYNNDPAQVVRGWMASPPHRANILNPGLRQIGLGIGKARAQAWVLVLATPL; via the coding sequence TATTCTCTGCCTCTGCTGCTCGCGCTGTTGACCCTTGCCTTGGCCACCATGGCCCAAAGCCAGCCGCCCCAGCCCACGCTGCCGCCGCTTGCCCTGCCCGGTGCCGCAATGCCGGTGCAAGCCAAATGCGCCCCGCCCGGCCGCAAGGCCATGGCGGCCACGGTGCTGGATCTGCTGAATGCCGAACGCGCCGCTGCCGGTCTGAAACCCTTCCGCGCCGCGCCGAAACTCGCCGCCGCCGCGCAGGCCCATGCCTGCGACAATGCCCGGACCCGCAGCCTGAGCCATGTCAGCCCCGATGGCGCCGATCTGGGCACGCGGCTGAAACGGGTGGGCTATGCCTTTGCCACCGTCGCTGAAAACAATGCGCTGGGGTATAACAATGACCCGGCGCAGGTGGTGCGCGGCTGGATGGCCTCGCCGCCGCACCGCGCCAATATCCTCAACCCCGGCCTGCGCCAGATCGGTCTGGGCATCGGCAAGGCGCGGGCGCAGGCCTGGGTGCTGGTGCTGGCCACCCCGCTGTAA